AACCTTCTTTCTGAGGGTTGTCTACATTATTATATACAGTATCTTCAGTGAGTTCCTTATTTTCTTTTTCTTCTTCTATCATAAATTGTTTCTCCTTATGCGTCAGACAGGATTTCTGTCAGTGTTTTGGCTGTATGGGCAACGATAGGTATCAGTTTTTTATAATTCATACTTGTTGGGCCGATAACACCAATAGTGCCGATTATATCTTTATTATCTCTGTAGGTAGAAGCAACCATGCTTAATTCTTTCATGGTTGGGAAAATGCTCTCCATTCCGACAAATACCTGGACTCCTTTAGAATCACTGACATTCTGCAGCATCTTTAAAAACAGATGTCTGTCTTCAATCGCCTGCAGTATCTCTTTCATTTGTTTCAGATTGGCGAAATCAGGCAGGTAAGATGTGCCTGCAAGTTCATTTATATCAAGATTGTCAGATTCATTGCTTATGAAATCTTTGCACTTGGTCAGTATGTCTTCAATATACTCATTCCTTGATTCCTCATCCTGTAGCCGCAATGATAACTGTGTTTTTGCCTTACTGAAAGAAAGACCTTTTATAAGGTTGGTTAAATAACCTGATAAAACATCCAGGTCATTCTGTGAGAGTGATCCACTGAGGTTAAAGAAGTTGCTCCTTACACTCTCATCATCTGCTATCAAAATGCACAAGACCTTATTGTCTTCATACTTGATAAGTTTAATATGCTTTATCAGAAGTTGTGCTGCTTTTGATTGTGTAGCAATGGAAAGGCATCGGGAGTAAAATGATAGCGATTTTGCAGCTTCTTTTATGAGCTGACTTGCATCATCTTGAATAAATAAAAGTCTCCTCGTTAGGTTATCAAATATGGTTTTGCTTACAGATAGATTGCGTTCCTTTAATAATGAATTGACATAAAGCCTGTACCCTCTTTCTGTAGGTATTCTGCCTGCTGAAGTATGAGGCTGTTTTACATATCCCATATCTTCCAGAGATGCCATAATGCTTCTGACAGTGGCAGGTGAAAGGCCAAAGGAGAATTGCTGAGTGACTTTGATTGAACCTACAGGAGCATTTAAGGTAGTATAACTTTGTATAATTGCCCAAAGGATTTTTCTACTTCTTTCGCTGAGTTCGTCCATATCGATTAGCACTCTTTATGTTAGAGTGCTAAGATTATAACAGCAAATATTAATGAGTGTCAAGAAGTGCAGGACTGTTTTATTTAGACCGATTTCTTGTTTAATTGTTGAATATTTTATTAAATAAAAAATATTTTCTATTTGCCATTGACGTTATTTTTTTTATGTGCTATATTATTAAGCTGTCTTAACGAGTATCACTAAAAGACAGACCGCTCTTTGAGAAATTT
This DNA window, taken from Nitrospirota bacterium, encodes the following:
- the hrcA gene encoding heat-inducible transcription repressor HrcA, yielding MDELSERSRKILWAIIQSYTTLNAPVGSIKVTQQFSFGLSPATVRSIMASLEDMGYVKQPHTSAGRIPTERGYRLYVNSLLKERNLSVSKTIFDNLTRRLLFIQDDASQLIKEAAKSLSFYSRCLSIATQSKAAQLLIKHIKLIKYEDNKVLCILIADDESVRSNFFNLSGSLSQNDLDVLSGYLTNLIKGLSFSKAKTQLSLRLQDEESRNEYIEDILTKCKDFISNESDNLDINELAGTSYLPDFANLKQMKEILQAIEDRHLFLKMLQNVSDSKGVQVFVGMESIFPTMKELSMVASTYRDNKDIIGTIGVIGPTSMNYKKLIPIVAHTAKTLTEILSDA